One segment of Amycolatopsis alba DSM 44262 DNA contains the following:
- a CDS encoding TauD/TfdA family dioxygenase gives MTSKEETLVGTFAEVVLTDEVRDVIGGELRSFPDPVGDIDRSLAMLRVAFSRLPVDQLQTILDFGRHVDTPGVALVRNLPVDPELPETPIDGEPSKDKKTFVAETVLLGLSQLLGEPVGFTTEKSGRLVHDVVPVSAGARSQTNQSSHVFLNFHNDIVHDELGRYDVSNPDFLVLNCVRQDGNKEAVTYYADGRDISAALDPEVLDVLRRPLFRLNAPGSYVRDVAKGADVLSDLVPVISGPSDSPEVAVSANGVVGETVEAEQALEELQRVCREVAHQVKLEPGTALLINNRKGLHARSQFFARHNGRDRWLQRTYIRRSLWTIRYRGTAEDRRVH, from the coding sequence ATGACCAGCAAGGAAGAAACCCTAGTCGGCACCTTCGCCGAGGTCGTGCTCACCGACGAGGTCCGGGACGTCATCGGCGGCGAGCTGCGATCCTTCCCGGACCCCGTCGGCGACATCGACCGTTCGCTGGCGATGCTCCGGGTCGCTTTCTCGAGGCTGCCCGTCGACCAGCTGCAGACGATCCTGGACTTCGGCAGGCACGTCGACACCCCCGGCGTCGCGCTCGTGCGCAACCTGCCGGTGGACCCGGAGCTGCCGGAGACCCCGATCGACGGGGAACCCAGCAAGGACAAGAAGACCTTCGTCGCCGAGACCGTCCTTTTGGGACTGAGCCAGCTGCTCGGCGAGCCCGTCGGTTTCACCACCGAGAAGAGCGGGCGGCTGGTGCACGACGTCGTCCCGGTGTCGGCGGGCGCGCGGAGCCAGACCAACCAGAGTTCGCACGTGTTCCTGAACTTCCACAACGACATCGTGCATGACGAACTCGGCCGGTACGACGTGTCCAATCCGGACTTCCTGGTGCTGAACTGTGTCCGCCAGGACGGGAACAAGGAGGCCGTCACCTACTACGCCGACGGCCGCGACATCTCCGCCGCCCTGGACCCGGAGGTGCTCGACGTCCTGCGCCGCCCGCTGTTCCGGCTCAACGCGCCCGGCAGCTACGTGCGTGACGTGGCCAAGGGCGCCGACGTGCTGTCCGACCTCGTACCGGTCATCTCCGGGCCGTCGGACTCGCCGGAGGTGGCGGTCTCGGCCAACGGCGTGGTGGGGGAGACCGTCGAGGCCGAGCAGGCGCTGGAGGAACTGCAGCGGGTCTGCCGCGAGGTCGCGCACCAGGTCAAGCTGGAGCCGGGGACGGCGCTGCTGATCAACAACCGGAAGGGCCTGCACGCGCGGTCGCAGTTCTTCGCGCGGCACAACGGGCGCGACCGGTGGCTGCAGCGTACCTACATCCGGCGCAGCCTGTGGACGATCCGGTACCGGGGCACGGCGGAGGACCGGCGGGTGCACTGA
- a CDS encoding cation:proton antiporter, producing MESAVRERTGRATVRRVLVGAVLIAVPVVVVVVVLGLGSAYEPVSGTAAKAASSGPDTYARLLVALPVVLGACYLAGVLARRLGQPPVIGEIVAGILLGPSLFGIVWPGAFGWLFPSGVVSAINILSQLGLIFFMYLVGSEIDVDAVRRRGFTAVTVSQVSIALPMVSGIVLALGMYPAFGGDVSFLAFGLFIAVSMSVTAFPVLARILTDRGISKTPLGALALTCAAVDDVAAWCLLAVVVAVSQGGAPSEVFLTVGLTLAFVLVMIYVVRPLLAKVLARAPEPAVLAILLGGIMLSALATNEIGIHALFGAFLFGVIAPRQDPVVARAAGKLGSVTLTLLLPLFFAYTGLHTEFSLLGSGSMWLWTLAVTAVAVFGKWAGSTTAARLTGVGWRESLSLGALMNCRGLTELVVLNVGLQLKVISPAVFAMLVIMTLVSTIATAPALTLIAKFGKKSEKDSEKTAGPAAAESR from the coding sequence ATGGAGTCAGCTGTGCGGGAGCGGACCGGGCGCGCCACGGTGCGCCGGGTCCTCGTCGGGGCGGTACTGATCGCGGTACCCGTGGTGGTCGTCGTGGTGGTGCTCGGTCTGGGCTCGGCCTACGAACCGGTCTCGGGCACGGCGGCCAAGGCGGCGAGCAGCGGCCCCGACACTTACGCGCGCCTGCTGGTCGCGCTCCCGGTGGTCCTGGGCGCCTGCTACCTGGCAGGCGTGCTGGCCCGGCGGCTCGGCCAGCCCCCGGTGATCGGCGAGATCGTCGCGGGCATCCTGCTGGGGCCGTCGCTGTTCGGGATCGTCTGGCCCGGCGCGTTCGGCTGGCTGTTCCCCAGCGGGGTGGTCTCGGCGATCAACATCCTGTCGCAGCTGGGCCTGATCTTCTTCATGTACCTGGTCGGTTCCGAGATCGACGTCGACGCGGTGCGGAGGCGCGGATTCACCGCGGTGACGGTCAGCCAGGTCAGCATCGCGCTGCCGATGGTCTCCGGCATCGTGCTCGCCCTCGGCATGTACCCGGCCTTCGGCGGTGACGTCAGCTTCCTCGCGTTCGGGCTGTTCATCGCGGTGTCCATGAGCGTGACGGCGTTCCCGGTACTGGCGAGGATCCTGACCGACCGCGGCATCTCGAAGACCCCGCTGGGCGCGCTCGCGCTCACGTGCGCCGCCGTCGACGACGTCGCCGCGTGGTGCCTGCTGGCCGTCGTGGTCGCCGTGAGTCAGGGCGGTGCGCCGTCGGAGGTGTTCCTGACCGTCGGGCTCACCCTGGCCTTCGTCCTGGTGATGATCTATGTCGTCCGGCCGCTGCTGGCCAAGGTGCTCGCCAGGGCGCCGGAGCCAGCGGTCCTGGCGATCCTGCTCGGCGGGATCATGCTGTCGGCCCTGGCCACCAACGAGATCGGCATCCACGCACTGTTCGGCGCCTTCCTGTTCGGCGTGATCGCGCCGAGGCAGGACCCGGTCGTCGCCCGCGCCGCCGGGAAGCTCGGCAGCGTCACCCTCACCCTGCTGCTGCCGCTGTTCTTCGCCTACACCGGTCTGCACACCGAGTTCAGCCTGCTCGGCTCCGGATCGATGTGGCTGTGGACCCTGGCCGTCACGGCGGTGGCGGTGTTCGGGAAATGGGCGGGCAGTACCACGGCGGCCCGGCTGACCGGCGTCGGCTGGCGCGAATCGCTGTCGCTCGGGGCGCTGATGAACTGCCGCGGGCTGACCGAACTGGTCGTGCTCAACGTCGGTCTCCAGCTGAAGGTGATCAGCCCGGCGGTGTTCGCGATGCTCGTGATCATGACGCTGGTCTCGACGATCGCCACCGCCCCCGCGCTCACCCTGATCGCCAAGTTCGGGAAGAAGTCCGAAAAGGACTCGGAGAAGACCGCCGGTCCAGCGGCGGCGGAAAGTAGATAG
- the ddaH gene encoding dimethylargininase, whose amino-acid sequence MSRTATQRHYLMVRPTYFDVEYSINPWMDPKKPTYTELAVAQWEWLHDLYVDLGHRVDLLEPVPGLPDMVFAANGATVVNGQVLVARFHHTQRAGESDAYLEWFRANGYRYVRQAQWVNEGEGDYLVAGKRILAGTGFRTNPEAHNESREFFGCSVVGLTLINPRYYHLDTALAVLDDDTVMYYPEAFSEDSRRVLKEMYPDAILASERDAAVFGLNAVSDGKHVVLPQAATGLTAQLREHGFEPIGADLSELLKAGGSVKCCTLELRAG is encoded by the coding sequence GTGTCACGGACAGCCACTCAACGGCATTACCTGATGGTCAGACCGACGTACTTCGACGTCGAGTACTCGATCAATCCCTGGATGGACCCGAAGAAACCGACGTACACCGAGCTGGCCGTCGCCCAGTGGGAGTGGCTGCACGATCTCTACGTCGATCTCGGACATCGCGTCGACCTCCTCGAACCGGTGCCCGGCCTGCCCGACATGGTGTTCGCGGCCAACGGCGCCACCGTGGTCAACGGGCAGGTCCTCGTCGCGCGGTTCCACCACACGCAGCGCGCCGGTGAATCCGACGCGTATCTGGAGTGGTTCCGGGCCAACGGGTACCGCTACGTCCGGCAGGCGCAGTGGGTCAACGAGGGGGAAGGCGACTACCTCGTCGCCGGGAAGCGGATCCTCGCCGGCACCGGATTCCGCACGAATCCCGAAGCGCACAACGAATCCCGCGAGTTCTTCGGCTGTTCCGTCGTCGGCCTGACGTTGATAAACCCGCGCTACTATCACCTCGACACCGCGCTCGCCGTGCTGGACGACGACACGGTCATGTATTACCCGGAGGCGTTCTCGGAAGACAGCCGCCGGGTGCTCAAGGAGATGTACCCCGACGCGATCTTGGCCTCGGAACGCGACGCCGCTGTCTTCGGGCTCAACGCCGTGTCGGACGGCAAGCACGTCGTGCTCCCGCAGGCGGCCACCGGGCTGACCGCACAGTTGCGGGAACACGGTTTCGAACCCATCGGTGCCGACTTGTCCGAATTACTGAAGGCAGGCGGCAGCGTCAAATGCTGCACGCTGGAATTGCGTGCCGGGTAA
- a CDS encoding ATP-grasp domain-containing protein translates to MKLLALEASQNSYYYLPRYQQIEDFGGVLYVLNGIGTEDLWPSDRYRIAGSNHIDDLIRHAKAWHAEESFEGVLTFSESGVVLVAAVAEALGLPGIGVDAARTSRNKLIMRQAHEKGGAAHPDFRFVEDLDAALQAAGDFGYPVILKPTLGAASNFVFRVDDEEKMRERYAQAREGIDRMTWYNMEAEGLDLGPHGLLVESFLDGHEHLIEALAWDDEVYLGSIVDRVTSEGETFDDDVHHAPTSLTPEQVAEVHAVVTAGVRAQGLTRGALHAEVRFHQGKPFLLEIAVRPGGGGLDHMARLSAGYDPIRGLMDVSRGVRPDVRHFSPTGLHTAAMCLICPGGVIASIDVPPAVNESEALYYLKIFAKPGDLIKRPPLGNNIFGGIGALGASFDEAMRNANDLAGKIEVKLSETQK, encoded by the coding sequence GTGAAACTGCTCGCGCTGGAAGCCAGCCAGAACTCCTACTACTACCTGCCCCGGTACCAGCAGATCGAGGACTTCGGCGGGGTGCTGTACGTGCTCAACGGGATCGGGACCGAGGATCTCTGGCCGTCGGATCGCTACCGGATCGCCGGCAGCAACCACATCGACGACCTGATCCGGCACGCGAAGGCCTGGCACGCGGAGGAGTCCTTCGAAGGCGTGCTCACCTTCTCGGAGTCAGGCGTCGTCCTGGTCGCCGCCGTGGCCGAGGCGCTAGGCCTGCCCGGTATCGGCGTGGACGCGGCGCGGACGAGCCGGAACAAGCTGATCATGCGGCAGGCGCACGAAAAGGGCGGGGCGGCGCATCCGGACTTCCGGTTCGTCGAAGACCTCGACGCGGCGTTGCAGGCGGCCGGGGACTTCGGCTACCCGGTGATCCTGAAGCCGACGCTCGGCGCGGCCAGCAACTTCGTTTTCCGCGTCGACGACGAGGAGAAGATGCGAGAGCGCTACGCACAGGCGCGCGAGGGCATCGACAGGATGACCTGGTACAACATGGAGGCCGAGGGGCTGGACCTCGGTCCGCACGGCCTGCTCGTCGAGTCCTTTCTGGACGGTCACGAACATCTCATCGAGGCACTCGCCTGGGACGACGAGGTCTACCTGGGGTCCATTGTGGACAGGGTCACCTCGGAAGGCGAGACCTTCGACGACGACGTGCACCACGCGCCCACGTCGCTCACCCCCGAGCAGGTGGCCGAGGTGCACGCCGTGGTGACCGCCGGCGTGCGGGCGCAAGGACTCACCCGCGGCGCGTTGCACGCCGAGGTCCGGTTCCACCAGGGCAAACCGTTCCTGCTGGAGATCGCCGTCCGCCCCGGCGGCGGGGGACTCGACCACATGGCACGGCTTTCGGCAGGCTACGACCCGATCCGGGGACTCATGGACGTTTCCCGCGGCGTGCGGCCGGACGTCCGCCACTTCAGCCCGACCGGTCTGCACACCGCCGCGATGTGCCTGATCTGCCCCGGCGGGGTCATCGCCTCGATCGACGTGCCGCCGGCGGTGAACGAGTCGGAAGCCTTGTACTACCTCAAGATCTTCGCGAAGCCGGGCGACTTGATCAAGCGCCCGCCGCTCGGCAACAACATCTTCGGCGGCATCGGCGCGCTCGGCGCGTCCTTCGACGAAGCCATGCGCAACGCGAACGACCTGGCCGGGAAGATCGAGGTCAAACTCAGCGAAACCCAGAAATAG
- a CDS encoding NAD(P)/FAD-dependent oxidoreductase, with product MRVVFAGGGVISLLTAVECVSAGHEVVLADQSDIPFTGATSFDRHRVLRALHPGDLATTAAAVGAHHAWIEIEHLLSTAFYEQSGALTAIPAAEATAARDLLNAAGSKAEVFGAGELAAEFPHAGFVPGTGAVFESHAGVLLADRVLTACAGWLRWNAGAELRPHRKVIGVDADRAEVRLADGGILRGDAVLLAAGPWSRELLAPALARELVLHRQTMLYCDVPPADAGAWAATPAITSLGSDGGAWLVPPVAGTPLKLSAASACRVVDEVGGAVSPPWWREHLIDTFSELIPGFRRDWLIDTRDCHYLARRSTLGPLLAVLGDRVLSYAACGGSSFKFAPLIARSLAARLTGADPVPTGLEPLDRPLVRASGVHPLRPALRGVS from the coding sequence ATGCGAGTCGTGTTCGCGGGCGGCGGTGTCATCTCGCTGCTGACCGCCGTCGAGTGTGTGTCCGCCGGGCACGAAGTGGTGCTCGCCGACCAGTCGGACATCCCGTTCACCGGTGCCACCTCGTTCGATCGTCATCGCGTGCTGCGTGCGCTGCACCCCGGTGACCTCGCCACCACGGCGGCCGCCGTCGGCGCGCATCACGCGTGGATCGAGATCGAGCATCTGCTGTCCACCGCTTTCTACGAACAATCCGGCGCGCTCACCGCGATCCCGGCGGCCGAGGCGACGGCCGCGCGGGACCTGCTGAACGCGGCCGGATCCAAGGCGGAGGTGTTCGGAGCGGGCGAGCTAGCCGCCGAGTTCCCGCACGCCGGATTCGTTCCAGGGACCGGCGCCGTCTTCGAGTCGCACGCCGGGGTCCTGCTCGCCGATCGGGTACTGACGGCTTGCGCCGGGTGGCTGCGGTGGAACGCCGGCGCGGAACTGCGCCCGCACCGCAAGGTGATCGGAGTCGACGCCGACCGGGCCGAGGTCCGGCTGGCCGACGGCGGGATCCTGCGGGGCGACGCGGTCCTGCTGGCGGCGGGCCCGTGGTCGCGTGAACTGCTGGCCCCCGCGCTGGCGCGGGAACTCGTGCTGCACCGGCAGACGATGCTGTACTGCGACGTCCCGCCCGCCGACGCCGGCGCGTGGGCGGCGACACCGGCGATCACCTCGCTCGGCTCCGACGGCGGCGCGTGGCTGGTGCCGCCGGTCGCCGGGACGCCGTTGAAGCTCAGCGCCGCGAGCGCCTGCCGGGTCGTCGACGAGGTCGGCGGCGCCGTCTCGCCCCCGTGGTGGCGTGAGCACCTGATCGACACGTTCAGCGAGCTGATCCCCGGCTTCCGCCGGGACTGGCTGATCGACACCCGTGACTGCCACTATCTCGCCCGGCGCTCCACCCTCGGCCCGCTGCTCGCCGTCCTCGGCGACCGGGTCCTGTCCTACGCGGCGTGCGGCGGCTCGTCCTTCAAGTTCGCCCCGCTGATCGCCCGGTCCCTGGCCGCGCGCCTGACCGGCGCCGACCCGGTCCCGACCGGGCTCGAACCGCTCGACCGGCCGCTCGTGCGCGCGTCCGGTGTCCATCCGCTCCGTCCTGCCCTACGAGGTGTGTCGTGA
- a CDS encoding carbamoyltransferase C-terminal domain-containing protein, giving the protein MLILSMKEGHDGGIVAIEDGKLLFALESEKDNYPRYDRITGELMARAAGMLDKQPDVVALGGWVKGEFSVEPPSRTGYFGVGEGAISDEAGKFFGKDVRYFSSTHERSHIYTSLGMAPAAPGQAYYSLVWEGNIGDFYRIDERGEATHLKHVLADPGAKYAYLFALADPGFPLGKGKFRFNDAGKQMALTGFAEPGPLTPDEQKTIDFILDRDGIILGLSKEEMSWSHLYNAGVWSQEYRNAAAKHSQAIFNRFHDYAEKNLTEGLPLLISGGCGLNCDWNRLWRESGLFSSVFVPPCPNDSGSALGTAIDAQWFYTGQATIDWDVYAGEGFVEDVIPDPAKYETRPLVASEVAKYIKDGNIIGWARGRYEMGPRALGNRSILAAPFTVDTTVRLNKIKRREEYRPIAPIALESDAPKWFVGSVQDPYMLYFNHVTSDELKAITHVDGTARTQTVTRERNAGITDLLEAFREQTGFSVLCNTSLNNNGRGFLNRTSDLIEYGETYGLDGYVINDTFVTPRSS; this is encoded by the coding sequence ATGCTGATTCTGTCGATGAAAGAGGGCCACGATGGCGGGATCGTGGCCATCGAGGACGGCAAGCTGCTGTTCGCGCTGGAGTCGGAAAAGGACAACTACCCGCGCTACGACCGGATCACCGGCGAGCTGATGGCGCGCGCTGCGGGCATGCTCGACAAGCAGCCCGACGTGGTCGCGCTCGGTGGCTGGGTCAAGGGCGAGTTCTCGGTGGAACCCCCTTCCCGCACCGGATACTTCGGTGTCGGCGAAGGCGCGATCTCCGACGAAGCGGGCAAGTTCTTCGGCAAGGACGTGCGCTACTTCTCCTCCACCCACGAGCGCTCGCATATCTACACCTCCCTCGGGATGGCCCCGGCCGCCCCCGGCCAGGCGTACTACTCCCTGGTGTGGGAAGGGAACATCGGGGACTTCTACCGGATCGACGAACGCGGTGAGGCCACCCACCTGAAGCATGTGCTGGCCGACCCCGGCGCGAAGTACGCGTATCTTTTCGCGCTGGCGGACCCTGGTTTCCCGCTCGGCAAGGGGAAGTTCCGGTTCAACGACGCCGGCAAGCAGATGGCGCTGACCGGATTCGCCGAACCGGGTCCGCTCACCCCGGACGAGCAGAAGACCATCGACTTCATCCTCGACCGCGACGGCATCATCCTCGGTCTGTCCAAAGAGGAGATGTCCTGGTCCCATCTGTACAACGCGGGCGTCTGGTCACAGGAATACCGCAACGCCGCGGCGAAGCATTCGCAGGCGATCTTCAACCGGTTCCACGACTACGCGGAGAAGAACCTGACCGAAGGCCTGCCGCTGCTGATCTCCGGCGGTTGCGGCCTGAACTGCGACTGGAACCGGTTGTGGCGCGAGAGCGGCCTGTTCTCGTCGGTGTTCGTGCCGCCGTGCCCCAACGACAGCGGTTCCGCGCTGGGCACCGCCATCGACGCGCAATGGTTCTACACCGGACAGGCGACCATCGATTGGGACGTCTACGCGGGAGAGGGCTTCGTCGAAGACGTCATCCCGGACCCGGCCAAGTACGAGACCCGGCCGCTCGTGGCGAGCGAGGTCGCGAAGTACATCAAGGACGGCAACATCATCGGCTGGGCGCGCGGCCGGTACGAGATGGGCCCGCGGGCGCTGGGCAACCGGTCGATCCTGGCCGCGCCGTTCACCGTGGACACCACCGTGCGGCTCAACAAGATCAAGCGCCGTGAGGAATACCGGCCGATCGCCCCGATCGCGCTGGAGTCCGACGCCCCGAAGTGGTTCGTCGGCTCGGTGCAGGACCCGTACATGCTGTACTTCAACCACGTCACTTCCGACGAGCTGAAGGCCATCACGCACGTCGACGGGACAGCGCGCACCCAGACGGTGACGCGGGAACGCAACGCAGGCATCACCGACCTGCTCGAGGCGTTCCGCGAGCAGACCGGGTTCAGCGTGCTGTGCAACACCTCGCTGAACAACAACGGCCGCGGTTTCCTCAACCGCACCAGTGATCTCATCGAGTACGGGGAGACGTACGGCCTCGACGGCTACGTCATCAACGACACGTTCGTGACCCCGCGCTCTTCCTGA
- a CDS encoding NB-ARC domain-containing protein: MGRPERPLDGSTGPIAAFAHDLRVLRNRAGNPSYRELARTALFAPSVLSSAASGHRLPTLAVTLAFVSACGGDRAAWERRWRSVAGQTGGGVEVREERAPTPAQAEIPADGAHALASGVIHLARPAQLPMGSRTFVGREKDLTDAAEMIGATGQVKAPLLVSGPIGVGKTAFALRLAEEVAADFPDGQLYADLSNSGTGGRSANGIVRGFLRALGVPAHLVPDDPMQRIGLYRSLLAERRLFVLLAGVNDEGQVRPLLGQAPHSQVVVTSRARLLGLEDTNRIELNTFSRKESLALIGRIAGPGRVRAEHDATDSIAELCGDLPLAVNIVGRKIAARPEWAIAYTAGRLADRERLMDSLSVGDVNVRDRFTAAYEQLSPAGREAIHHFGQSGAGWTTSIGVAAAMGIMIETADELLESVVDAGLLQRANVAGRYAVSRLVSAFAAERQREPNPLAAAVPMVGRRARKNAFESLRHEAVRTLPGGSSEG, translated from the coding sequence ATGGGCAGACCCGAGCGACCGTTGGACGGCTCCACTGGTCCGATCGCCGCATTCGCTCATGATCTGCGCGTTTTGAGGAACCGGGCGGGAAACCCGAGTTACCGGGAACTCGCGAGGACGGCGCTGTTCGCACCTTCCGTGCTGTCCAGCGCGGCCAGCGGCCACCGGCTGCCCACCCTCGCCGTGACACTGGCGTTCGTCTCCGCGTGCGGGGGAGACCGGGCAGCGTGGGAGCGGCGCTGGCGGAGTGTCGCCGGGCAAACAGGGGGCGGCGTCGAGGTCCGCGAGGAACGCGCGCCCACGCCGGCGCAGGCCGAGATACCGGCGGACGGCGCGCACGCGCTCGCATCCGGCGTCATCCATCTCGCCCGTCCGGCCCAGCTGCCCATGGGATCGAGGACTTTCGTGGGCCGGGAAAAGGATTTGACCGACGCCGCCGAGATGATCGGGGCGACCGGTCAGGTCAAAGCGCCGCTGCTCGTCAGTGGTCCGATCGGTGTGGGTAAAACGGCCTTCGCGCTGAGGCTCGCCGAAGAGGTGGCGGCGGACTTCCCGGACGGGCAGCTCTACGCCGATCTGAGCAACAGCGGCACCGGCGGCCGGTCGGCCAACGGGATCGTGCGTGGCTTCCTGCGCGCGCTCGGCGTGCCGGCGCATCTCGTGCCCGACGATCCGATGCAGCGGATCGGGCTGTACCGGTCCCTGCTGGCGGAACGCCGGTTGTTCGTACTCCTGGCGGGTGTCAACGACGAGGGACAGGTGCGGCCGCTGCTGGGCCAGGCCCCGCACAGCCAGGTCGTGGTGACCAGCCGCGCCCGGCTGCTCGGGCTGGAGGACACGAACCGTATCGAGTTGAACACGTTCTCCCGTAAGGAATCGCTGGCGTTGATCGGCCGGATCGCCGGTCCGGGCCGGGTGCGGGCGGAGCACGACGCCACCGATTCGATCGCCGAACTCTGCGGTGATCTCCCGCTGGCGGTCAACATCGTCGGCCGCAAGATCGCCGCGCGCCCGGAATGGGCGATCGCGTACACGGCGGGGCGGCTCGCCGATCGTGAACGGCTCATGGACAGCCTCAGCGTGGGTGACGTCAACGTCCGTGACCGGTTCACGGCGGCGTACGAACAGCTGTCGCCCGCCGGACGGGAGGCGATCCACCACTTCGGGCAGAGCGGGGCGGGCTGGACGACGTCGATCGGTGTCGCGGCGGCGATGGGCATCATGATCGAGACCGCCGACGAGCTCCTCGAGTCCGTCGTGGACGCGGGACTTCTCCAGCGCGCCAACGTCGCGGGCCGCTATGCGGTGTCCCGTTTGGTCAGCGCGTTCGCCGCCGAGCGGCAACGGGAGCCGAACCCGCTCGCCGCCGCCGTCCCGATGGTCGGCCGCCGGGCACGGAAGAACGCGTTCGAATCGCTGCGCCACGAGGCTGTGCGCACCCTGCCGGGCGGCTCGTCGGAAGGTTGA
- a CDS encoding MmcQ/YjbR family DNA-binding protein, with protein sequence MATGDDVRRITSELPRAYEALVRDRPKFRVGRIVFLSLSPDETEMGFGYPKEEREALVAGEPDKFMMPIPSDMRYQWARARLSALDYEELRELIVDSWRMCVPKKVWAEYLEKNPH encoded by the coding sequence ATGGCAACCGGGGATGACGTCAGGCGGATCACTTCGGAGCTGCCCCGCGCCTATGAGGCGCTGGTCCGGGACCGGCCGAAGTTCCGCGTGGGGCGAATCGTGTTCCTTTCACTCTCGCCCGACGAAACCGAGATGGGATTCGGCTATCCCAAAGAAGAGCGGGAAGCGCTGGTGGCGGGCGAGCCGGACAAGTTCATGATGCCGATTCCGTCCGATATGCGCTATCAGTGGGCTCGCGCCCGGCTGTCCGCGCTCGATTACGAGGAGTTACGAGAGCTGATCGTCGACTCGTGGCGAATGTGCGTGCCGAAGAAGGTCTGGGCGGAATACCTGGAAAAGAACCCGCACTGA
- a CDS encoding glutamate synthase-related protein, which translates to MITARQLPEDAIRARAREGSAAIFPDVGGYGRSLFGADVDSGGDELDRARIVPPVFVPRRLEKMFDLAREPVYGDVGLSTVLGGFTAPSPVFLCAFGSTQVAGSGLGIAASEQAGRLGMPMVIGENVVPMHGYGRMGESAEDGLLGRIRAYAGAVPDGLGGVVVQQSTEDADAEVWNLVYSDPSATKLLETGRLAFELKVGQGAKPGLGGMTVLSRTAAGEIAEQYTVDETFGTDTAMVLRSSSPGTFTGEILRQQIHLMRNNYPRSRAWVKLHPGRDVGEAAQVAWAAGADAVTVDGAEGGTGWAPSVFLDQVGLPLVECLRRVGKHDASLLVSGRVWEGARALKCLAMGASAVGLGRAALLAVDEDATEGLVRLVRCLELELRLLTSALGKYDLADLTSDDLWFPGSSARTEQHG; encoded by the coding sequence GTGATCACCGCGCGGCAGCTTCCCGAAGACGCGATCCGCGCACGGGCGCGGGAAGGCAGCGCGGCGATCTTCCCCGACGTCGGGGGATACGGCCGCTCGTTGTTCGGCGCGGACGTCGACTCGGGTGGCGACGAACTCGACCGCGCGCGGATCGTGCCGCCGGTGTTCGTCCCCAGGCGGCTGGAGAAGATGTTCGACCTCGCGCGCGAACCGGTCTACGGCGACGTCGGGCTCTCGACGGTCCTCGGTGGCTTCACCGCTCCGTCGCCGGTGTTCCTGTGCGCGTTCGGGTCCACGCAGGTGGCGGGCAGCGGTCTCGGGATCGCCGCGAGCGAGCAGGCGGGCAGGCTCGGGATGCCGATGGTGATCGGCGAGAACGTCGTGCCCATGCACGGCTACGGCCGGATGGGCGAAAGCGCCGAAGACGGCCTGCTCGGCCGGATCCGGGCGTACGCCGGCGCGGTGCCGGACGGGCTGGGCGGCGTCGTTGTGCAGCAGAGCACCGAAGACGCCGACGCGGAGGTGTGGAACCTCGTCTACAGCGACCCGTCCGCGACGAAACTGCTGGAAACCGGGCGGCTGGCGTTCGAGCTCAAGGTCGGCCAGGGCGCCAAGCCGGGGCTCGGCGGGATGACCGTGCTCTCGCGCACGGCCGCGGGCGAGATCGCCGAACAGTACACAGTGGACGAAACCTTCGGCACGGACACGGCCATGGTGCTGCGCTCCAGTAGTCCCGGCACGTTCACCGGGGAGATCCTGCGCCAGCAGATCCACTTGATGCGCAACAACTACCCGCGCTCCCGCGCCTGGGTGAAGCTGCATCCGGGCCGCGACGTCGGCGAGGCGGCGCAGGTCGCGTGGGCGGCGGGAGCGGACGCCGTCACCGTGGACGGCGCCGAGGGCGGCACCGGCTGGGCACCGTCGGTGTTCCTCGACCAGGTGGGATTGCCGCTGGTGGAATGCCTGCGCCGGGTCGGCAAGCACGACGCGTCGCTGCTGGTGTCGGGGCGGGTCTGGGAAGGCGCCCGCGCGCTGAAGTGCCTGGCCATGGGCGCTTCCGCGGTCGGCCTCGGCCGGGCCGCGCTGCTCGCCGTCGACGAGGACGCGACCGAAGGCCTCGTGCGGCTGGTGCGCTGCCTCGAACTCGAACTGCGGCTGCTCACCAGCGCGCTCGGGAAGTACGACCTCGCGGATCTCACCTCGGACGACCTCTGGTTCCCTGGTTCTTCGGCACGGACGGAGCAGCACGGATGA